In Trichormus variabilis 0441, a single genomic region encodes these proteins:
- the drmD gene encoding DISARM system SNF2-like helicase DrmD — MKSQPLRDWLGDFSAASMLILDEAHNAAPASGAKYAVDSQLTRTVRDLAPRFEHKLFLSATPHNGHSNSFAALLEILDPQRFCRGVPVRNPKLLDTVMVRRLKRDLREIGEDFPNRQVIPLVIDGLPANAPELKLSRLLQEYRQLREERLKDTSKSTQKSAMLVVTSLQKRLLSSIEAFARTLKVHRTAIEKQAASTSNTTKLSRNLPLLWEPPGADDDRAELDEIEVQAEEDAQMMAATSQATTSALTARELELLEEMSETANAARYQPDPRIKELENWIRSNLCPNLGEPGATWNDRRVIIFTEYTDTKRYLQQQLEALIAGSDQEHERIDVFHGGMSEERREAIKLAFNTDPSRHPLRILIATDAAREGVNLQNNCADLFHFDVPWNPSRMEQRNGRIDRKLQRSPIVRCYYFALPQRAEDRVLDILIKKTATIQKELGSLSPVVEKNLSRLLEGGIRHEQANSIAEVIKKVDQSETQANAFSQVVDEELEEIRLRKEQLVNQVAQLQEMLKTSQDWLGLDDRHFRDAISASLEILGVSSLAPVDANEAANDPTTARWIVPSLNQRLGADPTWASTLDTLRIPRKHGQKPWEWRREAPIRPVIFRDSGTLDGDVVHLHLEHRLVQRLLGRFLSQGFTHDELTRACVCLTDEPLPKVLILGRLSLYGDRATRLHDEVIAVAAEWSDPVTRGRKKLQALPEGQKEDVLALLETSLASPRLREVPASVRQRLCQATSQDVGELTPHLHKRAEVLAERAKKKLTARGQKEAEEMKKILEEQRDRILKTKQETEQPLQLSLFPEEELRQLEADRRHWDKRLNMLAQELVREPARIEAIYEVKAVRVEPVGIVYLYPVSG, encoded by the coding sequence TTGAAATCCCAACCATTACGTGATTGGTTAGGTGATTTTTCTGCTGCATCAATGCTGATACTTGATGAGGCTCATAACGCCGCCCCAGCAAGTGGTGCCAAATATGCTGTTGATTCTCAACTGACACGAACTGTCCGTGACTTAGCACCTCGGTTTGAGCATAAGCTGTTTCTGTCTGCCACTCCCCACAACGGCCACTCTAACAGCTTTGCCGCATTACTAGAAATTCTTGACCCACAACGGTTTTGCCGAGGCGTACCTGTTCGTAACCCAAAACTCCTTGATACTGTGATGGTAAGGCGATTAAAACGCGACCTCCGGGAAATAGGAGAAGATTTTCCTAATCGCCAAGTTATCCCCCTAGTTATTGATGGGCTACCTGCAAATGCTCCAGAGTTAAAGCTGTCTCGATTGTTACAAGAATATCGCCAACTACGTGAGGAACGGTTAAAAGATACATCCAAATCCACTCAAAAGTCAGCGATGCTTGTTGTCACTTCTCTGCAAAAACGCTTACTCTCCTCTATCGAAGCATTTGCTAGAACTTTAAAGGTGCATCGTACTGCAATTGAAAAGCAAGCAGCTTCTACTTCTAATACAACTAAATTGTCACGTAATTTACCGCTACTGTGGGAACCTCCAGGGGCTGATGATGACCGCGCTGAACTTGACGAAATAGAAGTACAGGCAGAAGAAGATGCTCAGATGATGGCAGCAACTAGTCAAGCTACCACATCTGCACTTACAGCCCGCGAATTAGAACTACTAGAAGAAATGTCTGAGACTGCAAATGCTGCACGTTATCAGCCAGATCCCCGCATCAAAGAACTAGAAAATTGGATTCGTAGTAATCTGTGTCCAAATTTGGGTGAGCCAGGGGCTACTTGGAATGACCGCCGTGTAATTATATTTACTGAGTATACAGATACAAAACGTTACCTTCAACAGCAATTAGAAGCGTTGATTGCAGGCTCAGACCAAGAGCATGAACGTATCGATGTATTTCACGGCGGTATGAGCGAAGAACGTCGAGAAGCAATCAAACTCGCTTTTAATACTGACCCGTCTCGCCATCCTCTGCGTATCCTCATTGCCACCGACGCAGCACGGGAGGGGGTAAACCTACAAAATAACTGTGCCGATTTGTTCCACTTTGACGTTCCCTGGAATCCCAGCCGTATGGAACAGCGAAATGGGCGGATTGATAGAAAACTGCAACGATCGCCTATTGTTCGCTGTTACTATTTTGCACTGCCACAGCGAGCTGAAGACCGGGTACTAGATATCTTAATTAAAAAGACGGCAACCATACAAAAAGAACTGGGTAGCCTTTCCCCAGTGGTAGAGAAGAATTTATCAAGATTGCTGGAAGGGGGTATTCGCCATGAACAAGCAAATTCAATTGCTGAGGTAATCAAAAAAGTAGACCAGTCTGAAACTCAAGCCAACGCTTTCTCCCAAGTAGTTGATGAAGAATTGGAGGAAATTAGACTCAGGAAAGAGCAATTGGTGAACCAAGTAGCACAACTTCAAGAAATGCTCAAAACTTCGCAGGACTGGTTGGGACTGGATGACCGCCATTTTCGGGATGCTATTTCCGCTTCTTTGGAAATTTTGGGAGTCAGTTCGCTTGCACCTGTGGATGCTAATGAGGCAGCTAATGACCCTACCACTGCACGTTGGATAGTACCATCTCTTAACCAACGCTTGGGAGCAGACCCTACCTGGGCTAGTACCCTTGATACCTTAAGAATACCGCGAAAACACGGTCAAAAACCTTGGGAATGGCGGCGGGAAGCTCCTATTCGTCCGGTAATCTTCCGTGACTCCGGTACGTTGGATGGCGATGTAGTTCACTTGCATTTGGAACACCGATTGGTACAGCGATTGCTAGGACGCTTTTTATCGCAGGGTTTTACCCATGATGAATTAACTCGTGCTTGCGTGTGTCTCACGGATGAACCTTTACCCAAAGTGTTAATTTTAGGACGCTTATCTCTATATGGCGATCGCGCTACTAGATTACATGATGAAGTAATTGCTGTGGCTGCGGAGTGGTCAGACCCAGTAACTAGAGGGCGTAAAAAGTTACAAGCTTTACCAGAAGGACAAAAGGAGGATGTTTTAGCTTTATTGGAAACTTCCTTGGCTTCTCCCCGGTTGCGAGAGGTTCCCGCATCAGTGAGACAACGCTTATGTCAAGCTACATCTCAGGATGTGGGAGAGTTGACACCACATTTGCACAAACGCGCAGAGGTACTAGCTGAACGCGCTAAGAAAAAGCTGACAGCACGGGGACAAAAGGAAGCTGAGGAAATGAAGAAGATTTTGGAGGAACAACGCGATCGCATTCTCAAAACTAAACAAGAAACCGAACAACCCCTACAGCTTTCATTATTTCCTGAAGAAGAATTGCGTCAGTTAGAAGCAGACCGTCGCCATTGGGATAAGCGGCTAAATATGTTAGCCCAAGAGTTAGTACGGGAACCAGCACGAATTGAAGCAATTTATGAAGTGAAGGCGGTACGAGTTGAGCCTGTAGGTATAGTTTATTTGTATCCAGTTAGCGGTTAA